From Anopheles arabiensis isolate DONGOLA chromosome 3, AaraD3, whole genome shotgun sequence, a single genomic window includes:
- the LOC120905183 gene encoding phenoloxidase-activating factor 3-like isoform X2, which yields MLGVTILLIALHGAHQATAQFNKCTGGDICLPIEKCPLFGSNSRATWTEATMNQFRARVCEREPTIDGWTVCCEPPAPSEPRDSRKPGLDLLDLENCGMNRMHSNESVENNGTLGKLPWIALLKTSSGEYHCAGTLISKRYVLTTAFCIISKNLAFVQLRKKDCDGRGACTLKPQDIPIERTIGHDSSNKPWLFNNIGLVRLARDASFNSDVRPICLPMGPEYQTTDTKYFIVTRKEDYALLDTDAVAISEVHLVANEYCQSWLWRTVHNSQMCAIELAPNDDCAKPYGASLTAQARNGRHVIYGAHAFGMDICTQNESTVYTRVESFVDWIVSNIEE from the exons ATGCTGGGAGTAACAATTCTTCTGATCGCGCTCCACGGTGCACATCAAGCTACCGCAC AGTTCAATAAATGCACCGGTGGCGACATCTGTCTACCGATTGAGAAATGCCCACTGTTTGGGTCTAACTCAAGGGCCACGTGGACAGAGGCAACAATGAACCAGTTTAGAGCGCGTGTCTGTGAGAGGGAACCCACTATCGATGGGTGGACT GTATGTTGCGAACCACCGGCTCCCAGCGAACCGAGGGACAGTCGTAAGCCTGGCTTAGATTTGCTTGACCTCGAAAATTGTGGAATGAACCGAATGCACAGCAACGAATCTGTAGAAAATAATGGCACTCTTGGGAAGCTTCCATGGATAGCATTACTAAAAACAAGTTCCGGGGAGTATCACTGTGCCGGAACCTTAATCAGTAAACGCTACGTGCTGACGACTGCGTTCTGCATAATAAGCAAGAACCT TGCATTTGTGCAGCTTCGAAAGAAGGATTGTGATGGGCGCGGCGCGTGTACACTGAAACCTCAAGACATCCCCATCGAACGCACCATCGGACACGATAGTTCCAACAAGCCATGGCTGTTTAACAACATCGGCCTGGTACGTTTGGCACGAGACGCATCGTTTAATAGTG ATGTACGTCCAATCTGTCTCCCAATGGGACCCGAATATCAGACGACAGatacaaaatatttcattgttACACGAAAAGAGGATTACGCTTTGTTGGACACAGACGCGGTAGCGATAAGCGAAGTTCATCTGGTTGCAAACGAGTATTGTCAAAGTTGGCTATGGAGGACGGTTCATAATTCTCAGATGTGTGCGATCGAATTGGCTCCAAACGATGATTGTGCAAAACCATACGGTGCATCACTAACAGCTCAGGCCCGCAATGGACGCCACGTCATATACGGGGCACATGCTTTTGGGATGGACATTTGCACGCAAAATGAATCCACCGTGTACACCAGAGTGGAAAGTTTCGTTGATTGGATAGTGAGCAATATCGAAGAGTGA
- the LOC120905184 gene encoding phenoloxidase-activating factor 3-like isoform X2, producing the protein MLGVTILLVALHGAHQATAQLNTCTGGDICIPIEQCPLFGSNSRATWTEATMNQFRARVCEREPTIDGWTVCCEPPAPSEPRDSRKPGLDLLDLENCGMNRMHSNESVENNGTLGKLPWIALLKTSSGEYHCAGTLISKRYVLTTAFCIISKNLAFVQLRKKDCDGRGACTLKPQDIPIERTIGHDSSNKPWLFNNIGLVRLARDASFNSDVRPICLPMGPEYQTTDTKYFIVTRKEDYALLDTDAVAISEVHLVANEYCQSWLQRTVHNSQMCAIELAPNDDCAKPYGASLTAQARNGRHVIYGAHAFGMDICTQNESTVYTRVESFVDWIVSNIEE; encoded by the exons ATGCTGGGAGTAACAATTCTATTGGTCGCGTTGCACGGCGCACATCAAGCTACGGCAC AGTTGAATACATGTACCGGTGGCGACATCTGCATCCCGATCGAGCAATGCCCACTGTTTGGGTCTAACTCAAGGGCCACGTGGACAGAGGCAACAATGAACCAGTTTAGAGCGCGTGTCTGTGAGAGGGAACCCACTATCGATGGGTGGACT GTATGTTGCGAACCACCGGCTCCCAGCGAACCGAGGGACAGTCGTAAGCCTGGCTTAGATTTGCTTGACCTCGAAAATTGTGGAATGAACCGAATGCACAGCAACGAATCTGTAGAAAATAATGGCACTCTTGGGAAGCTTCCATGGATAGCATTACTAAAAACAAGTTCCGGGGAGTATCACTGTGCCGGAACCTTAATCAGTAAACGCTACGTGCTGACGACTGCGTTCTGCATAATAAGCAAGAACCT TGCATTTGTGCAGCTTCGAAAGAAGGATTGTGATGGGCGCGGCGCGTGTACACTGAAACCTCAAGACATCCCCATCGAACGCACCATCGGACACGATAGTTCCAACAAGCCATGGCTGTTTAACAACATCGGCCTGGTACGTTTGGCACGAGACGCATCGTTTAATAGTG ATGTACGTCCAATCTGTCTCCCAATGGGACCCGAATATCAGACGACAGatacaaaatatttcattgttACACGAAAAGAGGATTACGCTTTGTTGGACACAGACGCGGTAGCGATAAGCGAAGTTCATCTGGTTGCAAATGAGTATTGTCAAAGTTGGCTACAGAGGACGGTTCATAATTCTCAGATGTGTGCGATCGAATTGGCTCCAAACGATGATTGTGCAAAACCATACGGTGCATCACTAACAGCTCAGGCCCGCAATGGACGCCACGTCATATACGGGGCACATGCTTTTGGGATGGACATTTGCACGCAAAATGAATCCACCGTGTACACCAGAGTGGAAAGTTTCGTTGATTGGATAGTGAGCAATATCGAAGAGTGA
- the LOC120905182 gene encoding phenoloxidase-activating factor 3-like: MLRVTILLVALHGAHQATPQLNKCSGGDICVPIVQCPIFGSDPPITWTPTVQDEFEKRVCEQETNSDNKTIYKVCCEPSASDETSDGRKRGLALLDLKGCGMNRMHSNVTLENNGTLGQLPWTALLKTSSGEFACAASLISERYVLTVAHCLKNRNVTFVQLRKKDCDEQGVCTLAPQDIPVERAIAHDGFSARRKLNDIALVRLAQNVSFNNDVLPICLPVAPEYQPAGAKYFTARDGQDYASLNTDTIPITEVHPLTTENCENRLQELIKRQHKIQESHICGYEAGSFDGCATSAGGPLVALDRFGRNVQHGVVSYGVQDCSLENVPSVYTRVESFINWILHNLEE, from the exons ATGCTGAGAGTAACAATTCTACTGGTCGCGCTGCACGGCGCTCATCAAGCAACGCCAC AGTTGAATAAGTGCTCTGGTGGTGACATCTGTGTACCGATTGTACAATGCCCAATATTTGGGTCTGATCCACCTATCACGTGGACACCGACGGTACAGGACGAGTTTGAAAAGCGAGTGTGTGAGCAAGAAACCAATAGTGATAATAAGACG ATATACAAGGTATGTTGCGAACCATCAGCTTCCGACGAAACGAGCGATGGTCGCAAGCGTGGCTTAGCATTGCTTGACCTCAAaggctgtgggatgaaccggATGCACAGCAACGTAACTTTGGAAAATAATGGCACTCTTGGGCAACTTCCTTGGACGGCATTGCTAAAAACGAGCAGCGGGGAGTTTGCCTGTGCTGCTAGTCTTATCAGTGAACGCTACGTGCTGACGGTTGCCCACTGTTTAAAGAATAGAAACGT GACATTTGTGCAGCTTCGAAAGAAGGATTGTGATGAGCAGGGCGTGTGTACACTGGCACCGCAAGACATCCCCGTCGAGCGTGCCATCGCACACGATGGCTTCAGTGCCCGGAGAAAACTGAACGACATTGCCTTGGTCCGTTTGGCACAAAACGTTTCGTTCAATAACG ATGTGCTCCCGATCTGTCTGCCAGTGGCTCCCGAATACCAGCCAGCAGGAGCGAAGTATTTCACTGCTCGAGATGGGCAGGATTACGCTTCACTGAACACCGACACGATCCCGATCACGGAAGTTCATCCACTGACGACTGAAAACTGTGAGAATCGGTTGCAAGAGCTGATTAAAAGGCAACACAAGATCCAGGAATCTCATATCTGTGGGTACGAAGCGGGCAGCTTCGATGGGTGTGCTACCAGCGCCGGTGGACCACTGGTAGCGCTGGACCGCTTCGGACGCAACGTGCAGCACGGGGTGGTTTCCTATGGAGTTCAAGATTGCTCTTTAGAAAATGTACCCTCCGTATATACCAGGGTGGAAAGCTTCATCAATTGGATATTGCACAATCTCGAAGAGTGA
- the LOC120905184 gene encoding phenoloxidase-activating factor 3-like isoform X1: MLGVTILLVALHGAHQATAQLNTCTGGDICIPIEQCPLFGSNSRATWTEATMNQFRARVCEREPTIDGWTKYKVCCEPPAPSEPRDSRKPGLDLLDLENCGMNRMHSNESVENNGTLGKLPWIALLKTSSGEYHCAGTLISKRYVLTTAFCIISKNLAFVQLRKKDCDGRGACTLKPQDIPIERTIGHDSSNKPWLFNNIGLVRLARDASFNSDVRPICLPMGPEYQTTDTKYFIVTRKEDYALLDTDAVAISEVHLVANEYCQSWLQRTVHNSQMCAIELAPNDDCAKPYGASLTAQARNGRHVIYGAHAFGMDICTQNESTVYTRVESFVDWIVSNIEE, translated from the exons ATGCTGGGAGTAACAATTCTATTGGTCGCGTTGCACGGCGCACATCAAGCTACGGCAC AGTTGAATACATGTACCGGTGGCGACATCTGCATCCCGATCGAGCAATGCCCACTGTTTGGGTCTAACTCAAGGGCCACGTGGACAGAGGCAACAATGAACCAGTTTAGAGCGCGTGTCTGTGAGAGGGAACCCACTATCGATGGGTGGACT AAATACAAGGTATGTTGCGAACCACCGGCTCCCAGCGAACCGAGGGACAGTCGTAAGCCTGGCTTAGATTTGCTTGACCTCGAAAATTGTGGAATGAACCGAATGCACAGCAACGAATCTGTAGAAAATAATGGCACTCTTGGGAAGCTTCCATGGATAGCATTACTAAAAACAAGTTCCGGGGAGTATCACTGTGCCGGAACCTTAATCAGTAAACGCTACGTGCTGACGACTGCGTTCTGCATAATAAGCAAGAACCT TGCATTTGTGCAGCTTCGAAAGAAGGATTGTGATGGGCGCGGCGCGTGTACACTGAAACCTCAAGACATCCCCATCGAACGCACCATCGGACACGATAGTTCCAACAAGCCATGGCTGTTTAACAACATCGGCCTGGTACGTTTGGCACGAGACGCATCGTTTAATAGTG ATGTACGTCCAATCTGTCTCCCAATGGGACCCGAATATCAGACGACAGatacaaaatatttcattgttACACGAAAAGAGGATTACGCTTTGTTGGACACAGACGCGGTAGCGATAAGCGAAGTTCATCTGGTTGCAAATGAGTATTGTCAAAGTTGGCTACAGAGGACGGTTCATAATTCTCAGATGTGTGCGATCGAATTGGCTCCAAACGATGATTGTGCAAAACCATACGGTGCATCACTAACAGCTCAGGCCCGCAATGGACGCCACGTCATATACGGGGCACATGCTTTTGGGATGGACATTTGCACGCAAAATGAATCCACCGTGTACACCAGAGTGGAAAGTTTCGTTGATTGGATAGTGAGCAATATCGAAGAGTGA
- the LOC120905185 gene encoding CLIP domain-containing serine protease 2-like → MLGVTILLIALHGAHQATAHLLDLEGCGMNRMQNNETLGNNDNLGQLPWIASIKSSPGHHICGGSLISKRYVLTAAHCLGHNDLAFVQLRKKDCDESGVCTLAKEDIPIERTIGHDSYNKPVQSHDIALVRLARDASFNSDVRPICLPMGPEYQTTTSKYFVAPRGQDYASLNTDTIEITEVDRITADQCQNRLNELIQMKRTIHESQICALQSGRFDDCRNSGGPLTALGRNGRHVQYGVVSYGLNACNLDNSPVVYTRVESFINWILNNLEE, encoded by the exons ATGCTGGGAGTAACAATTCTACTGATCGCGCTGCACGGCGCACATCAAGCTACGGCAC ATTTGCTTGACCTCGAAGGCTGTGGAATGAACCGGATGCAAAACAACGAAACTTTGGGAAATAATGACAATCTTGGGCAGCTTCCATGGATAGCGTCGATAAAATCGAGTCCTGGGCACCATATCTGTGGCGGCAGTTTGATTAGTAAACGCTACGTGCTGACGGCTGCCCACTGCTTAGGACACAACGATCT TGCATTTGTTCAGCTACGAAAGAAGGATTGTGATGAGAGCGGCGTGTGCACACTAGCAAAAGAAGACATCCCCATCGAACGCACCATCGGACACGATAGTTACAACAAACCAGTGCAGTCGCACGACATCGCCCTGGTGCGTTTGGCACGAGACGCATCGTTTAATAGCG ATGTACGCCCAATTTGTCTCCCAATGGGACCCGAATACCAGACGACGACATCTAAGTACTTCGTTGCTCCACGAGGACAGGACTACGCTTCGTTGAACACTGACACGATCGAAATTACTGAGGTTGATCGGATCACTGCTGATCAGTGTCAGAATCGTCTAAATGAGCTGATACAGATGAAAAGAACGATTCACGAATCTCAAATCTGTGCGCTCCAATCGGGTCGTTTCGATGACTGTAGAAACTCCGGTGGACCACTGACAGCGTTAGGCCGCAATGGACGCCACGTCCAGTACGGGGTAGTTTCTTACGGGTTGAACGCTTGCAATCTAGATAATTCACCCGTCGTGTACACCAGGGTGGAAAGCTTCATCAATTGGATATTGAATAATCTCGAAGAGTGA
- the LOC120905183 gene encoding phenoloxidase-activating factor 3-like isoform X1, giving the protein MLGVTILLIALHGAHQATAQFNKCTGGDICLPIEKCPLFGSNSRATWTEATMNQFRARVCEREPTIDGWTKYKVCCEPPAPSEPRDSRKPGLDLLDLENCGMNRMHSNESVENNGTLGKLPWIALLKTSSGEYHCAGTLISKRYVLTTAFCIISKNLAFVQLRKKDCDGRGACTLKPQDIPIERTIGHDSSNKPWLFNNIGLVRLARDASFNSDVRPICLPMGPEYQTTDTKYFIVTRKEDYALLDTDAVAISEVHLVANEYCQSWLWRTVHNSQMCAIELAPNDDCAKPYGASLTAQARNGRHVIYGAHAFGMDICTQNESTVYTRVESFVDWIVSNIEE; this is encoded by the exons ATGCTGGGAGTAACAATTCTTCTGATCGCGCTCCACGGTGCACATCAAGCTACCGCAC AGTTCAATAAATGCACCGGTGGCGACATCTGTCTACCGATTGAGAAATGCCCACTGTTTGGGTCTAACTCAAGGGCCACGTGGACAGAGGCAACAATGAACCAGTTTAGAGCGCGTGTCTGTGAGAGGGAACCCACTATCGATGGGTGGACT AAATACAAGGTATGTTGCGAACCACCGGCTCCCAGCGAACCGAGGGACAGTCGTAAGCCTGGCTTAGATTTGCTTGACCTCGAAAATTGTGGAATGAACCGAATGCACAGCAACGAATCTGTAGAAAATAATGGCACTCTTGGGAAGCTTCCATGGATAGCATTACTAAAAACAAGTTCCGGGGAGTATCACTGTGCCGGAACCTTAATCAGTAAACGCTACGTGCTGACGACTGCGTTCTGCATAATAAGCAAGAACCT TGCATTTGTGCAGCTTCGAAAGAAGGATTGTGATGGGCGCGGCGCGTGTACACTGAAACCTCAAGACATCCCCATCGAACGCACCATCGGACACGATAGTTCCAACAAGCCATGGCTGTTTAACAACATCGGCCTGGTACGTTTGGCACGAGACGCATCGTTTAATAGTG ATGTACGTCCAATCTGTCTCCCAATGGGACCCGAATATCAGACGACAGatacaaaatatttcattgttACACGAAAAGAGGATTACGCTTTGTTGGACACAGACGCGGTAGCGATAAGCGAAGTTCATCTGGTTGCAAACGAGTATTGTCAAAGTTGGCTATGGAGGACGGTTCATAATTCTCAGATGTGTGCGATCGAATTGGCTCCAAACGATGATTGTGCAAAACCATACGGTGCATCACTAACAGCTCAGGCCCGCAATGGACGCCACGTCATATACGGGGCACATGCTTTTGGGATGGACATTTGCACGCAAAATGAATCCACCGTGTACACCAGAGTGGAAAGTTTCGTTGATTGGATAGTGAGCAATATCGAAGAGTGA